One segment of Triticum aestivum cultivar Chinese Spring chromosome 2A, IWGSC CS RefSeq v2.1, whole genome shotgun sequence DNA contains the following:
- the LOC123187957 gene encoding protein TIFY 10b: MAASARQGERATSFAMACSLLSRYVRQNGAAAAELGLGINKGEAEAHMAADTKSTLPGAEGEEAGRKKETMELFPQSAGLQDAAAPDATREEDKSQLTIFYGGKVLVFNDFPADKAKGLMQLAGKGSPVVQNVSATTTAADTAKVQTAVLAPASSLPSDPVNAHKSARPNASDLPIARKASLHRFLEKRKDRLHAKAPYQASPSDATPVKKEFENQPWLGLGPNAALKPNQ, encoded by the exons ATGGCGGCTTCCGCGAGGCAGGGGGAGAGGGCGACCAGCTTCGCCATGGCCTGCAGCCTGCTCAGCCGCTACGTCCGCcagaacggcgccgccgccgccgagctcggccTCGGAATCAACAAGG GTGAGGCCGAGGCTCACATGGCGGCGGACACGAAGAGCACTTTGCCCGGGGCGGAGGGCGAGGAGGCCGGCAGGAAGAAGGAGACCATGGAGCTCTTCCCGCAGAGCGCCGGCCTGCAGGACGCCGCCGCCCCTGATGCTACCAG GGAGGAAGACAAGAGCCAGCTGACCATCTTCTATGGTGGGAAGGTGCTCGTGTTCAACGATTTCCCAGCCGACAAGGCAAAGGGCCTGATGCAGTTGGCTGGCAAGGGCAGCCCTGTTGTTCAGAACGTCTCTGCGACCACAACTGCTGCAGACACCGCCAAGGTCCAGACGGCCGTGCTGGCCCCGGCAAGTAGTTTGCCTAGTGATCCGGTTAATGCTCACAAGTCTGCTCGTCCGAATGCTTCTG ATCTGCCAATTGCTAGAAAGGCGTCACTTCACCGATTCCTTGAGAAGAGAAAGGATCG TCTGCATGCAAAGGCACCATATCAAGCTTCTCCTTCTGATGCAACACCAGTCAAGAAGGAGTTTGAGAACCAGCCATGGCTTGGACTGGGGCCGAATGCCGCCCTGAAGCCAAACCAATAA